The following is a genomic window from Amycolatopsis acidiphila.
CTGAGCCACGCGCTGCTGCACCGCGTCATGCGGATCGTGCTGATCGTGCTCGCGGCGGTGTGCCTGGTGGCGACCGGTGTGCGTCTCTCGCCTTTGCCGTTGCTGCCCATCCCGCTGTTCGCGTTCGCGTACTACTGCCTCCGCCGGGTCCGCGCGGCCGGTGCCGACGACCGGCCGCTGGTGGTCTGGTCGTCCCTCCTGCTGGCGGGCCTCCTGGTCGGTTTCTGGACCCTCTCCGTCGTGGCGAACTGGGTCAGCTGACACCGGCCGGCTAGCCGACGTGGCGCCCCAGAAAGCTGATCACGCCAGGCACCACGGTCCGGTTGAACGAGTCGCCGTGCTTGCCGCGGATGGTGCAGGCCACCGCCGGGTGGGTCGCGGCGATGAACTGCCGGACGCCCTGGATGAACGGGTCCTCGATGCCGCACCACACGCCCGTCGGCACGCCTGCCGTCGCCGACAGGTGCTTCAGCGGGTCCATCGACGCCCAGTCCGCCGCGTCGTGGAAGGCGTCGCGCTTGGCCATCTCCTGCCACGACAGGATCAGCGCCGGCGCCAGCAGTGCCATCGTGTGCACCGGTTGCCGCCGCTCCGCCCGCCGCCGCGCGTAGAGCAGCCCGCCGAACCCGCCCATCGACATGCCCAGTACCCCGGCCGGCAGCCCGTCGGTGCCACCGAGCCCGCGCCGCCGCAGCCACTGCGGGACCTCCTCGAGCAGCATCCCCATCGGGTTGTCGCCGCGCCGGTTCTGGTGCCAGTAGTTGTCGCCGCCGTCGACCGCCACCAGCCCGAACGGCGGCACCGCACGCCGAGCGACCTGACCGGCCAGCTCCGCCAGCGTGCCGGTCGGGGCGGCGGTCCGCGCGCGCCCGTGCAGGCCGTGCAGCACCAGCACCATCGGCAGGTTCCGCGCGGACGACCTGCTCGGCAGCATCGTGACGAAGTCGATCTCGCGGTTGCGCGCCGCCGACCACACGCGCTCCACCTTCGCCGTGCCGAGCTGGCTCACGGGTGTGGTCGACGTGACCCCGAGCGCGCGCTGGACAGCCTCGCTGACCGGCAGCACGCCCGTCGCCGTACCCGCCGCGAACGCGGCCACACCCAGCCCGGACGCCCCGGCGACGAGCACCGACCGGCGGCTGAAGCGCAGCTTGTCCACCGGCCCATTGAAGCGCACCCGGCGCCGTGGGGAAACGATCAGGCCACGGCCTTCTCGAGCACCCGGTGCTCCCCGGTGTAGAGGTTCATGCTCGTGCCGCGGAGGAACCCGATGAGCGTCATGCGGTTCTCCTCGGCCAGCTCGGCGGCGAGCGAGGAGGGCGCGGAGACCGCCGCGAGCAACGGGATCCCGGCCATCGCGGCCTTCTGCACGAGCTCGAAGGACGCCCGCCCGGACACCAGCAGGCCGACGTCGCCCAGCGGCACCCGGTTCTCCAGCAGCGCCCAGCCGAGCACCTTGTCCACGGCGTTGTGCCGCCCGACGTCCTCGCGCACCACGAGCAACGTGCCGTCGGACCGGAACAGACCCGCCGCGTGCAGGCCGCCGGTGCTCGCGAACACCTTCTGCTGCTCCCGCAAGGCGTCCGGCAGTCCCGAGAGGACCTCCGGCGTCACCGAGAAGGGCGAGTCTCCCGGCGCGAACCGCGTCTTGAGCTTCACCGCGTCGAGCGCCGCCTTGCCGCAGACGCCGCACGAGGACGTCGTGTAGAAGTTGCGCTCCACGCCGGTCTCCGGCGGCGCCACGCCCTCGGCCAGCGTCACGTCGAGCACGTTGTAGGTGTTGTGGCCCTGATCGTCGACCCCGTCGCAGTAGCGCGCGCCGTACACGTCGTCCGGCGAGCCCAGGACTCCCTCCGAAAGCAGGAACCCGTGTGCGAGCTCGACGTCGTGGCCGGGGGTCCGCATGGTCACCGCCAGCGCCTTCCCGCCGACCCGGATCTCCAGCGGTTCCTCGGCGGCCAGGGAGTCGGAGCGGCGGCGCTGACCGTTCTCGGTCAGCATCCGCACCGGTCGTCGAACGGTCACTCGGCCCATGTTCCGTTTCTCCCGCCGACTCTGCCCGAAAGTTCCACAGCCAGGTAATGCGCCGACAAACTTTCGGTACTAGATTGCACTCGCACCATCCAGCCTAGGGGAGCGTCTCAGTGGCCGTCACCTTCCTCGACCGTTCGCACACGGTCGCACCTGACAATTGGAGTCGCTGGCTGATCCCGCCTGCCGCGCTCTCCGTTCACCTGGCCATCGGCCAGGCCTACGCCTGGAGTGTGTTCAAGCCACCGCTGGAGAAGGCGCTGCACCTGTCCGGCACGCTGAGCGCGCTGCCGTTCCAGCTGGGCATCGTGATGCTCGGCCTGTCCGCGGCGTTCGGCGGCACGCTCGTCGAGAAGAACGGCCCACGCTGGGCCATGTTCGTCTCGATGAGCTGCTTCTCCACCGGCTTCCTGGTCTCCGCGCTGGGCGCCGCGACGTCGCAGTACTGGCTCGTCGTGCTGGGCTACGGCCTGATCGGCGGCGTCGGGCTCGGCATCGGCTACATCTCGCCGGTCTCGACCCTGATCAAGTGGTTCCCCGACCGGCCGGGCATGGCGACCGGCATCGCGATCATGGGCTTCGGCGGCGGCGCGCTCATCGCCTCGCCGTGGTCGAGCCAGATGCTCGAGTCGTTCGGCAGCACCCCGGGCGGGATCGGCCTGTCGTTCCTGATCCACGGTCTCGTCTACGCGGTCTTCATGTCGCTGGGCGTGTTCCTCATCCGCGTGCCCGCGGACGGCTGGCGGCCGAAGGGCTGGCAGCCGCCGGCGACCAACGGCAAGGCGATGATCACCACCGCGAACGTGTCGGCGGCGAACGCGCTCAAGACACCGCAGTTCTGGTGCCTGTGGGTCGTGCTGTGCTTCAACGTGACGGCCGGCATCGGCAT
Proteins encoded in this region:
- a CDS encoding alpha/beta hydrolase, whose protein sequence is MDKLRFSRRSVLVAGASGLGVAAFAAGTATGVLPVSEAVQRALGVTSTTPVSQLGTAKVERVWSAARNREIDFVTMLPSRSSARNLPMVLVLHGLHGRARTAAPTGTLAELAGQVARRAVPPFGLVAVDGGDNYWHQNRRGDNPMGMLLEEVPQWLRRRGLGGTDGLPAGVLGMSMGGFGGLLYARRRAERRQPVHTMALLAPALILSWQEMAKRDAFHDAADWASMDPLKHLSATAGVPTGVWCGIEDPFIQGVRQFIAATHPAVACTIRGKHGDSFNRTVVPGVISFLGRHVG
- the fdhD gene encoding formate dehydrogenase accessory sulfurtransferase FdhD: MGRVTVRRPVRMLTENGQRRRSDSLAAEEPLEIRVGGKALAVTMRTPGHDVELAHGFLLSEGVLGSPDDVYGARYCDGVDDQGHNTYNVLDVTLAEGVAPPETGVERNFYTTSSCGVCGKAALDAVKLKTRFAPGDSPFSVTPEVLSGLPDALREQQKVFASTGGLHAAGLFRSDGTLLVVREDVGRHNAVDKVLGWALLENRVPLGDVGLLVSGRASFELVQKAAMAGIPLLAAVSAPSSLAAELAEENRMTLIGFLRGTSMNLYTGEHRVLEKAVA
- a CDS encoding L-lactate MFS transporter; this encodes MAVTFLDRSHTVAPDNWSRWLIPPAALSVHLAIGQAYAWSVFKPPLEKALHLSGTLSALPFQLGIVMLGLSAAFGGTLVEKNGPRWAMFVSMSCFSTGFLVSALGAATSQYWLVVLGYGLIGGVGLGIGYISPVSTLIKWFPDRPGMATGIAIMGFGGGALIASPWSSQMLESFGSTPGGIGLSFLIHGLVYAVFMSLGVFLIRVPADGWRPKGWQPPATNGKAMITTANVSAANALKTPQFWCLWVVLCFNVTAGIGILEKASPMITDFFKGTAVPVGAAAAAGFVALLSLTNMLGRFVWSSTSDLIGRKNIYRGYLGIGAVLYLVIALTGNSSKLVFILCAMVILSFYGAGFATLPAYLKDLFGTYQVGAIHGRLLTAWSVAGVAGPLIVNAIADNEKQAGKQGPDLYTTSFYIMIALLVVGFIANEFVRPVKEKFHEPVAQRPGVTAGREAE